The following are encoded in a window of Flavobacterium sp. WC2421 genomic DNA:
- a CDS encoding NAD(P)H-binding protein has product MKIVLTGSLGRIGKPLTKNLVKNGHSVTVISSKTERKAEIESLGAEAAIGSMQDVDFLTTTFKNADAVYLMVAWDAIGNVFDKEIDFPTEFLKIASIYKQAVEQSGVKKVVHLSSIGAHTNKSIGSLSIYHGVEKIMNELSSNVSIKFMRPVAFYPNIFRFMPSMKIDNAIIQSYGGETKEPWVSTVDIADAIVEEMEKPFEGRTYRYIASDEVSPNEVASILGEAIGNQDIKWQIVDADQLLNGVLASGMNEWVAKGFIEMQAAQENGSLYEDFYKNKPNLGKVKLTDFAKEFAVVYNQ; this is encoded by the coding sequence ATGAAAATTGTATTAACAGGCTCATTGGGTCGTATTGGGAAACCACTCACAAAAAATTTAGTAAAAAACGGACATTCGGTAACTGTAATCAGCAGTAAAACCGAGAGAAAGGCAGAGATTGAATCACTTGGAGCAGAAGCTGCAATCGGTAGTATGCAAGATGTTGATTTTTTGACCACAACATTTAAAAATGCCGATGCAGTTTATCTGATGGTTGCTTGGGATGCCATAGGTAACGTCTTCGATAAAGAAATTGATTTCCCTACAGAATTTCTTAAAATAGCCAGCATATACAAACAAGCGGTAGAGCAATCGGGTGTGAAAAAAGTGGTGCATTTAAGTAGTATTGGCGCTCATACAAACAAAAGTATTGGTAGCCTTTCCATTTATCACGGAGTAGAAAAAATAATGAATGAATTATCTTCTAATGTGTCAATTAAATTTATGCGACCTGTTGCATTTTACCCTAACATTTTCAGATTTATGCCAAGTATGAAAATCGATAATGCTATTATTCAGAGTTATGGTGGCGAAACAAAAGAACCCTGGGTTTCAACAGTAGATATTGCAGATGCTATTGTAGAAGAAATGGAAAAACCTTTTGAGGGCAGAACTTATCGCTACATCGCAAGTGATGAAGTTTCCCCAAACGAAGTGGCATCCATTTTAGGCGAAGCAATAGGTAACCAAGATATAAAATGGCAGATAGTTGATGCTGACCAATTACTGAACGGTGTGTTGGCATCGGGTATGAATGAGTGGGTGGCCAAAGGTTTTATAGAAATGCAAGCCGCACAAGAAAATGGCAGTTTGTACGAAGATTTCTATAAAAACAAGCCAAACTTAGGTAAGGTAAAATTGACTGATTTCGCCAAAGAATTCGCAGTAGTTTATAATCAATAA
- a CDS encoding SDR family oxidoreductase, with translation MKKVLITGANKSIGFETAKVLLKNGYYVYLGSRSVERGNIAVEKLKSEGLTNVEFIEIDVNDSVSVNEARLEMGKKTDVLDVLINNAGINGGMPQGALTTNIEQLQNVFNTNLYGVVRTTQAFIDLLRKSTHPRIVNVSSSGCSLALHSDPTWKYYDHKSAVYAPSKAAMNMYTIALAYELKDANFKVNAVCPGFVATDFNGHRGTGTVKEASVRISKYAMIDDNGPTGKFFAEEYNPETGACPW, from the coding sequence ATGAAAAAAGTATTAATTACAGGTGCGAATAAAAGTATTGGCTTTGAAACAGCAAAAGTTTTACTAAAAAACGGATACTATGTTTATTTAGGTAGTCGTAGTGTTGAAAGAGGAAATATTGCCGTCGAAAAACTGAAAAGTGAAGGGCTTACTAATGTAGAATTTATTGAAATTGATGTCAACGATTCTGTTTCTGTAAATGAAGCAAGATTGGAGATGGGTAAAAAAACCGATGTGTTGGATGTATTAATAAACAATGCAGGAATCAATGGCGGTATGCCACAAGGAGCATTAACTACTAACATAGAACAATTGCAAAATGTATTCAACACGAACTTGTATGGCGTAGTGAGAACCACTCAGGCATTTATAGATTTACTGCGAAAATCAACCCATCCTCGTATTGTAAATGTATCATCAAGTGGTTGTTCATTAGCGTTGCATAGTGATCCAACTTGGAAATATTATGATCATAAATCAGCAGTATATGCACCTTCAAAGGCAGCTATGAATATGTACACCATTGCTTTGGCATATGAATTAAAAGATGCAAATTTTAAAGTAAATGCAGTTTGCCCAGGATTTGTAGCAACAGATTTTAATGGACATCGTGGCACAGGCACTGTAAAAGAAGCGTCTGTTCGTATATCCAAATATGCTATGATTGATGATAACGGACCAACAGGAAAGTTTTTTGCTGAGGAATACAATCCAGAAACAGGAGCATGTCCTTGGTAA
- a CDS encoding MarR family winged helix-turn-helix transcriptional regulator, giving the protein MKDKTIDYILRATWQAVARMYNEEASKYDASMATGFALLSIDKEGGTPSTALGPKMGMEATSLTRTLKSMEEKGLIIRKKNPDDGRGVLIYLTEFGKEKRALSKSTVLKFNEAVKLNISEEKLQHFIEVAETINELIQDKNIFNNSSVSEMTQQSENTEN; this is encoded by the coding sequence ATGAAAGACAAAACAATAGATTACATCCTTCGCGCTACTTGGCAAGCTGTAGCAAGAATGTATAACGAAGAAGCATCTAAATACGATGCGAGCATGGCAACCGGTTTTGCCTTGTTGAGTATCGATAAAGAAGGCGGCACTCCATCGACGGCTTTGGGACCAAAAATGGGTATGGAAGCCACTAGCTTGACCCGAACCTTAAAGTCTATGGAAGAAAAAGGATTGATTATTCGGAAGAAGAATCCTGATGACGGCCGTGGTGTTTTGATTTACCTGACTGAATTTGGAAAAGAGAAAAGAGCTTTGTCTAAAAGTACGGTTTTGAAATTCAACGAGGCGGTGAAACTGAACATCTCAGAAGAAAAACTCCAACATTTCATTGAAGTGGCTGAAACCATCAATGAATTAATTCAAGATAAAAATATATTTAATAACTCAAGTGTCAGTGAAATGACGCAACAATCGGAAAACACAGAAAATTAA
- a CDS encoding DNA cytosine methyltransferase — MINVKFYLDKADKSKRFPIHLVLRQKDFQIKVATGEKILKKDWDNTNQLVKDSDYSHKSINKFLNFLKQEVEKYFETEPHSNFTDKKIKEKIASLVSSRRENTDINIVSEPPTEYQTKSKVTFVDLFAGAGGFSEGFLQAEYGDKYYDFRLASDINENCELTHLARYNYQLGLDAEFLRQDITEPDFLDNFLKKIGDKEIDIVCGGPPCQSFSLAGKRKKFDKKDDLFAHYLKVIRQLRPKYFVMENVKGILTKEQGKIKEMILQEIRSIVDLKEFNQLIFFVSQLKKSEIKDLFILECYNLRLQFEKSTDKELDNLKNTYIHNLENKFRLLTPKIVNYKTSKTDKNISTIRHGFNLLKRVKELEYIRKKVINEKAFSNLDNDFFADNFDDFLTSIEPENIIEKIHISFNNLKPNDIYIEEVNQIITALEIFDYSFDECVKGLNSFVVKANREREFETILSKIRLYNIEKPFVALASNYGVPQNRERVLFIGCRKDQKLINDVPSTVNHNDKVNVFEAIYDLDFIGNNDERFDYEKINLKAQYNGSTEKMKSLIKKRNIDGKPNENDGLSYSEWSKKGRLNGRFVNAKNPFYVKNFEELENALTHLVAPLQNHKTSKQNEDVIKRLNVILKSGNYESAKSNLKEIGLESDKRSYTVLKPEGQSSTIMTIADDYIHYSNPRALTVREMARLQSFDDSFVFQGKRSTGGNKRKFEVPQFTLVGNAVPPLMARAVALEILKNIQ, encoded by the coding sequence ATGATAAATGTAAAATTCTACCTAGACAAAGCTGATAAAAGCAAAAGATTTCCAATTCATCTTGTTTTACGTCAAAAAGATTTTCAAATCAAAGTTGCTACTGGAGAGAAGATACTGAAAAAAGATTGGGATAATACAAATCAACTTGTAAAGGATTCTGATTATTCTCACAAATCAATTAATAAGTTCTTAAATTTCTTAAAACAAGAAGTTGAGAAATATTTTGAAACAGAGCCACATTCTAATTTTACGGATAAAAAAATTAAAGAGAAAATAGCCTCTTTAGTAAGTAGTAGAAGAGAGAATACAGATATTAATATAGTTTCTGAACCGCCAACTGAATATCAAACAAAATCAAAAGTAACTTTTGTTGATTTATTTGCTGGTGCTGGTGGTTTTAGTGAAGGATTTCTACAAGCAGAATATGGAGATAAGTATTATGATTTTAGGTTAGCAAGTGACATTAATGAAAACTGTGAACTTACACATTTGGCTAGATATAATTATCAACTCGGACTTGATGCTGAATTCCTTCGCCAAGATATTACTGAACCTGATTTTTTAGATAATTTTCTCAAAAAAATAGGAGATAAAGAAATTGATATTGTTTGTGGTGGACCACCTTGTCAAAGTTTTAGTTTAGCAGGGAAAAGAAAGAAATTTGATAAGAAAGATGATTTATTTGCTCATTATTTAAAAGTAATTAGACAATTACGACCTAAATATTTTGTAATGGAAAATGTCAAAGGAATTTTAACAAAAGAACAAGGCAAAATTAAAGAAATGATTTTACAAGAAATCAGGTCAATTGTTGATTTAAAAGAATTTAATCAACTTATATTTTTTGTTTCTCAACTGAAAAAAAGCGAAATAAAAGATTTATTTATTTTAGAATGTTATAATTTACGTTTACAATTTGAGAAGTCAACAGATAAAGAGTTAGATAATTTAAAGAATACATATATTCATAATTTAGAAAATAAGTTTCGTCTTTTAACTCCAAAAATAGTTAACTATAAAACAAGCAAAACCGATAAAAATATTAGTACAATTCGTCACGGGTTTAATCTCTTGAAAAGAGTTAAAGAACTTGAATATATTAGAAAAAAAGTGATTAATGAAAAAGCATTTTCTAATTTGGATAATGATTTTTTTGCTGATAATTTTGATGATTTTCTAACTTCAATTGAACCTGAAAATATTATTGAAAAAATTCATATTTCCTTCAATAATTTAAAACCTAATGATATTTATATAGAAGAAGTAAATCAAATTATTACTGCACTCGAAATATTTGATTATTCTTTTGACGAATGTGTTAAAGGATTGAACTCATTTGTTGTTAAAGCTAACAGAGAAAGAGAATTTGAAACTATTTTGTCTAAAATAAGGTTATATAACATTGAGAAACCATTTGTGGCATTAGCGTCAAATTATGGAGTTCCTCAAAATCGCGAAAGAGTTTTGTTTATTGGTTGTAGAAAAGATCAAAAGTTGATTAATGATGTTCCTTCAACAGTAAATCACAATGATAAAGTAAATGTTTTTGAAGCGATTTATGATTTAGATTTTATCGGAAATAATGATGAAAGATTTGATTATGAAAAAATCAATTTGAAAGCACAATATAATGGTTCTACTGAAAAAATGAAATCATTAATTAAAAAGAGAAATATTGACGGGAAGCCAAATGAAAATGATGGATTAAGTTATTCAGAATGGTCAAAAAAGGGTCGATTAAATGGAAGATTTGTTAATGCGAAAAATCCTTTTTATGTAAAGAATTTTGAAGAACTTGAAAATGCTTTAACGCACCTTGTTGCTCCTTTACAGAATCATAAAACTAGTAAGCAAAATGAAGATGTAATTAAAAGATTAAATGTTATTCTGAAATCTGGTAATTATGAATCTGCAAAATCTAATTTGAAAGAAATTGGTTTAGAATCGGATAAGAGAAGTTACACAGTTTTAAAACCTGAAGGACAAAGTTCAACAATTATGACGATTGCTGACGATTATATTCATTATTCAAATCCAAGAGCATTAACTGTTCGTGAAATGGCAAGACTTCAGTCGTTTGACGATTCATTTGTTTTTCAAGGAAAACGCTCAACAGGCGGAAATAAACGTAAATTTGAAGTTCCTCAATTTACATTAGTAGGGAATGCAGTTCCTCCACTAATGGCAAGAGCTGTCGCATTAGAGATTTTAAAGAATATTCAATAA
- a CDS encoding helix-turn-helix domain-containing protein yields MRKVETTSRIFESLTDFHRVLGLPKPLHPLISFIDIKDINIPAEELGNSFILNFYKISYKSNLCGQARYGQHYYDFGEGGLVYTAPNQIFEVHKTESTGYQLLIHPDFLLSYPLAKKITQFGFFSYSANEALHLSDKEKLTIFSIFKIIDDELQSRIDDFSQDVIISQVELLLNYSNRYYKRQFITRKAVNNDLLQKMEDILSDYFSNEKKLNQGIPTVQFLSDKLNISPSYLSDMLRSLTGQNAQQHIHNKLIEIAKVKLSSTSLSVSEIAYELGFEHPQSFSKLFKTKTNLSPLEFRQTFN; encoded by the coding sequence ATGAGAAAAGTAGAAACTACTTCACGAATATTTGAATCGTTAACCGACTTTCATCGGGTGCTTGGCTTACCAAAGCCTTTGCACCCATTGATAAGTTTTATAGACATTAAAGATATCAACATTCCGGCAGAAGAATTAGGCAATTCATTTATACTCAACTTTTACAAAATTTCGTATAAGTCCAATCTTTGCGGCCAAGCAAGATATGGACAACATTATTATGACTTTGGCGAAGGCGGGTTGGTTTACACAGCACCTAATCAAATTTTTGAGGTCCATAAAACGGAAAGCACAGGATATCAATTATTGATACATCCTGACTTTTTATTATCCTATCCACTAGCAAAGAAAATCACACAGTTTGGTTTTTTCTCTTATTCAGCTAATGAAGCCTTACACCTATCTGATAAGGAAAAGCTAACGATATTTTCAATTTTCAAAATTATTGATGATGAATTACAAAGCAGAATAGACGATTTTAGCCAAGATGTAATTATTTCACAAGTAGAATTATTATTGAATTATAGCAATCGTTATTACAAACGACAATTCATCACTCGCAAAGCAGTAAACAATGATTTGCTGCAAAAAATGGAAGATATTTTGAGCGATTATTTTAGTAATGAAAAAAAATTGAATCAAGGAATACCAACAGTTCAATTTCTTTCTGACAAGTTAAACATTTCGCCAAGTTATTTAAGTGATATGTTGCGTTCATTGACAGGACAAAACGCACAACAACACATTCATAATAAGTTAATTGAAATTGCAAAAGTAAAATTATCGAGCACCAGTTTGTCTGTCAGCGAAATTGCCTATGAATTAGGCTTTGAACATCCACAATCTTTTAGTAAACTTTTTAAGACAAAAACCAATCTTTCACCTTTGGAATTTAGACAAACTTTTAACTAA
- a CDS encoding toll/interleukin-1 receptor domain-containing protein, with amino-acid sequence MNEEKIIRKEAEDFYERKLNTSNSYKVINDFNNLKIRLDDFYTEDYKAIFLEEIENSLTYDLKKHRDEKHGGLASETCGYEIYAEKFLFYLKQELSTLPAIARQKFDADNEVIKEKVFISYSHSDNSFLTEIQRHFKPFLNKIDYWDDSKILPGQKWKEEIENALKQTKVAILLISTDFLGSDFVMNHELPKLLHSAEKDGTVILSVILKPCLFEEFEDLNKFQAMNPPSRPISRMSEDERDDILVNLVRQTKRILNK; translated from the coding sequence ATGAACGAGGAGAAAATAATTAGGAAAGAAGCTGAAGATTTCTATGAAAGGAAACTTAACACTTCTAACAGTTACAAAGTAATTAATGATTTTAATAATTTAAAAATAAGACTTGATGATTTTTATACGGAAGATTACAAAGCAATATTTTTAGAGGAAATAGAAAATAGTTTAACTTACGACTTAAAGAAACATAGAGATGAAAAACATGGTGGTTTGGCAAGTGAAACTTGTGGTTACGAAATCTATGCGGAAAAGTTTCTTTTTTATTTAAAACAGGAATTATCTACTTTGCCAGCAATTGCAAGGCAAAAATTTGATGCCGACAATGAAGTGATTAAAGAAAAAGTTTTTATTAGTTATAGTCATTCAGACAACTCTTTTTTGACAGAGATACAAAGACATTTTAAACCCTTTCTAAACAAAATTGACTATTGGGATGATTCAAAGATATTACCTGGTCAAAAATGGAAAGAAGAAATTGAAAATGCTTTGAAACAAACAAAAGTTGCAATATTATTAATTAGCACAGATTTTCTAGGTTCGGATTTTGTTATGAATCATGAGTTACCAAAATTACTTCATTCAGCAGAAAAAGACGGTACGGTCATTTTATCTGTGATATTAAAACCATGTTTGTTTGAAGAATTTGAAGACTTAAACAAATTTCAAGCTATGAATCCGCCGAGTAGACCAATTTCGAGAATGTCAGAAGATGAAAGAGATGATATTCTTGTAAATTTAGTTCGACAAACGAAGAGAATATTGAATAAATAA
- a CDS encoding IS1182 family transposase, which yields MSKFITGTNRNQLPLFASSIDDAIAQDNQVRLIDLFVDSLKLADFGFDFQFVENGRPAYHPSDLLKLFIYGYLNRMRSSRTLEKESGRNIELMWLMKGLAPDHNTIANFRKDNPKAIARVFRATVKLAAHFELIGGSLVAGDSTKLRAQNSKKNNFNPGKIERHIAYIDARLEEYNAALAKEDGDEGEKETIAKKVKKHTVQKQKYIEYQKTIDTTGVTQISTSDPDSRQIMTRNNISEVAYTVQTTVDALHNIPIDFKVTNENDSKAMGGMLRRSKTILGHNDFTAIYDKGYHTGSEFDYANRLGVDVLVAIPGVSAHAPDLAFDVEHFKYNKETDTYICPANEILSSNGNWYNKTNGKSITKMKHYKTNACLSCNLFTKCTKNKKGRLIERSQYADLIYENKVRIENNYQIYRRRQAIVEHPYGVIKRQWDFYYIMTKKTIKHASADVGLIFTAYNLKRIFNLIDQNELKQYLKTVALFFVVIKPLFKAFYGSFIVLPIQFLFYKKKLIVI from the coding sequence ATGAGTAAATTCATCACTGGGACCAATAGAAACCAACTCCCGCTTTTTGCCTCATCCATCGATGATGCCATTGCACAAGACAATCAAGTCAGGCTAATCGATCTTTTTGTCGATAGTCTTAAGTTAGCCGATTTTGGATTTGATTTCCAATTTGTCGAAAACGGAAGACCCGCCTATCATCCTTCAGATTTATTAAAACTCTTTATCTACGGTTACCTCAATCGCATGCGTTCCTCCAGAACTCTAGAGAAAGAATCCGGTCGTAACATTGAACTGATGTGGCTCATGAAAGGATTAGCTCCAGATCATAATACTATTGCCAATTTCAGAAAAGACAATCCAAAAGCCATTGCTCGCGTTTTTCGCGCAACGGTTAAACTGGCAGCCCATTTTGAACTCATTGGCGGAAGTCTTGTGGCGGGAGACAGCACCAAACTCAGGGCCCAAAACTCCAAGAAAAACAACTTCAATCCAGGTAAAATAGAACGTCATATCGCTTACATCGATGCCCGATTGGAAGAGTACAATGCGGCTCTAGCCAAAGAAGATGGCGATGAAGGAGAGAAAGAAACCATTGCAAAGAAGGTTAAAAAACATACTGTTCAAAAACAAAAATATATCGAATATCAAAAGACTATTGATACCACTGGCGTAACTCAAATCTCGACTTCGGATCCTGATAGTCGTCAGATTATGACTCGTAACAACATCTCTGAAGTCGCATATACCGTACAAACCACAGTAGATGCGTTGCACAACATTCCGATTGATTTTAAGGTGACCAATGAAAACGATTCTAAAGCTATGGGAGGCATGTTACGCCGTAGCAAGACTATTTTAGGACACAACGATTTTACTGCTATTTACGACAAAGGCTATCACACTGGAAGCGAATTTGATTATGCAAACAGACTTGGAGTTGATGTCTTGGTGGCCATTCCAGGAGTGTCGGCACATGCGCCTGATCTGGCTTTTGATGTAGAACACTTTAAATACAACAAAGAAACCGACACTTATATTTGTCCAGCAAATGAAATTCTGAGCTCAAACGGAAATTGGTACAATAAGACAAACGGAAAATCAATCACTAAAATGAAGCATTACAAAACCAATGCTTGCCTGAGTTGTAACCTTTTTACTAAATGCACCAAAAACAAAAAAGGGAGACTCATAGAACGCTCCCAATATGCCGATTTGATTTATGAAAACAAAGTGAGAATCGAGAATAATTACCAAATCTACCGCAGACGACAAGCCATTGTGGAACATCCTTACGGAGTAATCAAACGCCAATGGGATTTCTATTATATTATGACCAAGAAAACCATTAAACATGCCTCCGCTGATGTAGGACTCATCTTCACAGCCTACAACCTCAAGAGAATATTCAACTTAATTGACCAAAATGAATTAAAACAGTACCTAAAAACTGTGGCTTTATTTTTTGTTGTAATAAAGCCACTTTTTAAAGCTTTTTACGGTTCTTTTATAGTATTACCAATCCAATTCCTTTTTTACAAAAAGAAGCTAATTGTAATCTAA
- a CDS encoding DUF262 domain-containing protein, protein MTDIKDTKAYSINDFLNWYDNDELILSPKYQRNAVWGNNAKSYLIDTIIRGFPIPQIFLRQSIDTNTRKTTREIIDGQQRIRSIIEFTENRFSILPSHNAEFGKKFYNELSDEVKEKILHYNIGVEIIKLKDDAKIYEMFARLNTNNMALNKQELRNAQFTGEFKVFVYRKSSEFKSFLINNNTFKDKEFSRMIDVDFFNSLITHLLEGIVNDTASKFDKNYKQYDKVFERVDEIEERLNVIFYVLNEIFVNPLFETKIYHRKNYLFTLFCALNFQISQIQHEDIIVCDDFSNQNIHNNINILVSKLMNFEAQLLHTLSEKEFLDENDISKYLNFEKYHKTRTTSVAERTERIKILCNVMCE, encoded by the coding sequence ATGACAGATATAAAAGACACTAAAGCATACAGCATAAACGATTTCCTAAATTGGTATGACAATGACGAATTAATACTATCTCCAAAATATCAAAGAAATGCTGTTTGGGGGAATAATGCTAAATCCTATTTAATTGATACAATAATAAGAGGTTTTCCAATTCCTCAAATATTTTTAAGACAAAGTATTGATACAAATACAAGAAAAACTACAAGAGAAATAATTGATGGTCAACAAAGAATTAGAAGCATAATTGAATTTACTGAAAATAGATTTTCTATTTTACCTTCACATAATGCTGAATTTGGAAAGAAATTTTATAATGAATTATCAGATGAAGTAAAAGAAAAGATTTTACATTATAACATTGGAGTGGAAATTATTAAGCTTAAAGATGATGCGAAAATTTATGAAATGTTCGCAAGGCTTAATACAAATAATATGGCATTAAATAAACAAGAATTAAGAAACGCTCAATTTACAGGAGAATTTAAAGTTTTTGTTTATCGTAAATCTTCAGAATTTAAAAGTTTTCTAATAAACAATAATACTTTTAAGGATAAGGAATTTTCAAGAATGATTGATGTAGATTTTTTCAATTCTTTAATCACTCATCTTTTGGAAGGAATTGTTAATGATACTGCATCTAAATTTGATAAAAACTATAAACAATATGACAAAGTATTTGAGCGAGTAGATGAAATAGAAGAAAGACTTAATGTTATATTTTATGTTTTAAATGAAATCTTTGTAAATCCATTATTTGAAACTAAAATATATCATAGAAAGAATTACTTATTTACTCTTTTTTGTGCTTTAAACTTTCAAATTTCTCAAATTCAACATGAAGATATTATAGTTTGTGATGATTTTTCAAATCAAAATATTCATAACAATATCAATATACTTGTTTCAAAACTTATGAATTTTGAAGCTCAATTACTACACACTCTTTCGGAAAAAGAATTTTTAGATGAAAATGATATTAGTAAATATTTAAACTTTGAAAAATATCACAAAACACGAACAACAAGCGTTGCAGAAAGAACCGAAAGAATAAAAATTTTGTGTAACGTAATGTGTGAATAA
- a CDS encoding proline iminopeptidase-family hydrolase has translation MKLKVLICSVISIFFFSNCQEKPKEDAIKANYLDFSKRDDQLTGGIKMIPIQTPKGTFKVWTKTVGNNPKIKVLLLHGGPGLTHELYESFDGYFPNESIEYIYYDQLGSYYSDQPSDTSLWTNERFVEEVEQVRKALKLDNTNFYLMGQSWGGILAMEYALKYQKNLKGLIISNMMASAPEYNAYAKNVLAPQMDPKILKQLQDMESNNDFDNPKYSELLFKYYYTQHILRMPLEDWPESINRCFKHINPEVYVFMQGHSEFGITGNASLKNWDVKDQLKTLTVPTLSIGSKYDTMDPEHMKWIANEVQNGRFLFCPNGSHLSQYDDPKTYFPGVIKFLKDVDSGEFKKG, from the coding sequence ATGAAACTAAAAGTCCTAATTTGCTCCGTTATAAGTATATTCTTTTTTTCTAATTGCCAAGAAAAACCAAAAGAAGATGCGATAAAAGCAAATTATTTGGATTTTTCCAAACGAGACGATCAGCTGACTGGCGGCATCAAAATGATTCCGATACAAACTCCAAAAGGTACTTTTAAGGTTTGGACAAAAACGGTGGGTAACAATCCTAAAATAAAAGTCTTGCTGTTGCACGGCGGTCCTGGATTAACCCATGAACTGTATGAATCCTTTGACGGTTATTTCCCTAACGAAAGCATTGAATACATTTACTACGACCAGCTCGGTTCGTATTACAGTGACCAACCCAGTGACACCAGTTTATGGACGAATGAGCGCTTTGTAGAAGAAGTAGAACAAGTACGTAAAGCACTAAAATTAGACAATACTAATTTTTACTTGATGGGACAATCTTGGGGTGGAATTCTAGCGATGGAATACGCCTTGAAATACCAAAAAAACTTAAAAGGCTTGATTATCTCTAATATGATGGCAAGCGCTCCTGAATATAATGCGTACGCAAAAAACGTATTGGCACCACAAATGGACCCAAAAATCCTAAAGCAATTGCAGGATATGGAAAGCAACAACGATTTTGACAATCCAAAATACAGCGAACTGCTTTTTAAATACTATTATACCCAACACATTTTAAGAATGCCACTGGAAGACTGGCCAGAAAGCATCAACCGTTGTTTCAAGCACATCAATCCAGAGGTGTATGTGTTTATGCAAGGGCACAGTGAATTTGGCATCACAGGAAATGCATCTTTAAAAAATTGGGATGTCAAGGATCAATTAAAAACATTGACTGTCCCTACCCTATCCATAGGTTCTAAATACGACACGATGGATCCTGAACACATGAAATGGATTGCTAACGAAGTACAAAACGGACGCTTTCTATTTTGCCCTAACGGAAGCCACCTTTCGCAATACGATGATCCTAAAACCTATTTTCCAGGCGTGATCAAATTCTTGAAAGATGTCGATAGCGGGGAGTTTAAGAAGGGATAA